A region of Carassius auratus strain Wakin chromosome 23, ASM336829v1, whole genome shotgun sequence DNA encodes the following proteins:
- the LOC113041022 gene encoding uncharacterized protein LOC113041022 has translation MRQQVHFTGDVQLQPHVQLRYFPLFCCDTLSRLIHWKCTEMLATLENIQYFQDLGPREPSSGNLDLDMIEEYLQEHSVEVMSAPRVQRRDQEEHGTVENSWSGHYTYEWHYGGVPGTDETHEEQQSQQQQTWLCQSSHNEWGHFQYERNQYSDSDSLSTSSGCQEFPPSPTSDMKGNIAYDSLALAPLSGKRKERLFQFLYEMLQTPDMRSCIWWVQSNNGTFQFSSQNKERLAEMWGRRKGNRKTMTYQKMARALRNYSRTGEICKVKRKLTYQFTERTLRGLQNNSQRFMGS, from the exons ATGAGACAACAGGTGCACTTTACAGGTGATGTACAACTCCAACCTCACGTCCAGTTACGGTATTTTCCACTTTTCTGTTGTGATACACTAAGTCGTCTTATTCACTGGAAGTGCACTGAG atgttggcAACTCTTGAAAAC ATTCAATACTTTCAAGATCTGGGCCCTAGAGAACCATCGTCTGGGAACCTTGACCTGGACATGATAGAGGAGTACCTGCAGGAGCACTCGGTGGAAGTGATGTCAGCACCACGTGTGCAGAGGAGAGATCAAGAGGAACATGGCACAGTGG AGAACAGCTGGTCTGGACATTATACATATGAATGGCATTATGGTGGAGTACCAGGAACAGATGAGACGCATGAAGAACAACAGTCTCAGCAGCAGCAGACATGGCTCTGTCAGTCCAGTCACAATGAGTGG GGACACTTCCAGTATGAAAGAAACCAGTACAGTGACTCAGATTCGCTGTCCACCAGTTCTGGTTGCCAAGAATTCCCACCATCACCGACCTCTGACATGAAGGGTAACATTGCGTATGACTCCCTGGCTCTAGCGCCGCTCTCAG GCAAAAGGAAAGAGCGGCTGTTTCAGTTCTTGTACGAGATGCTACAGACACCAGACATGCGGAGCTGCATTTGGTGGGTTCAGTCTAACAATGGAACGTTCCAGTTCTCGTCCCAGAACAAGGAAAGGCTGGCTGAGATGTGGGGCAGACGCAAGGGTAACCGGAAAACCATGACGTACCAGAAAATGGCCCGCGCCCTACGAAACTATTCGCGAACGGGAGAGATCTGCAAAGTGAAGCGTAAACTCACTTATCAGTTCACAGAGAGAACACTGAGAGGCCTTCAGAACAACTCGCAAAGATTCATGGGTAGTTAA
- the LOC113041023 gene encoding adenosine receptor A1, producing MRLCSVCSYWFLLMAWLIYTSLELLIAVACCLGNVLVVWAVCLRRTFRQPTFCFVVSLAVADFLVGAVAVPLAVLVDGWVEIPFQACLAVSCVVLVLTQASVLSLLAIAVDRYLRVSIPLRYKEIASEQRSWTAVVLCWLISCLLGFTPLFGWHNGDSQSSLLLNSSHINCTFLAVISLPYMVYFNYLGCILLPLAAMTLLYALVFYSLRKRLRREDQTKLRAFLIKEKRLARSLALVLLLFAACWMPLHLMNCVLLSTGPQGVPQTAFYVGILLSHANSAVNPVVYALRITKIRHAYLEIWRRYVLCWRGKRDFSSSSWRSQPGEPNTGHQMTFPSNTGT from the exons ATGAGACTGTGTTCTGTTTGCTCATATTGGTTTCTCCTCATGGCCTGGCTGATCTACACCTCTCTGGAGCTGCTCATCGCCGTGGCATGCTGCCTGGGGAACGTGCTGGTGGTTTGGGCAGTGTGTTTGAGGCGGACCTTCCGTCAGCCTACCTTCTGTTTCGTGGTGTCTCTGGCTGTGGCTGATTTCCTGGTGGGGGCGGTGGCAGTGCCCCTGGCTGTGCTGGTGGATGGGTGGGTGGAGATCCCGTTCCAGGCCTGTCTGGCGGTCAGCTGTGTGGTGCTGGTGTTGACCCAAGCGTCTGTGCTGTCTCTCCTGGCTATTGCTGTGGACCGATACCTACGGGTCTCAATACCTCTCAG GTATAAGGAGATCGCCTCTGAGCAGCGCTCCTGGACGGCAGTGGTCCTGTGTTGGTTGATATCTTGTCTGCTGGGTTTCACCCCTCTCTTTGGTTGGCATAATGGCGATTCCCAGTCCTCCCTGCTCCTTAACTCTTCTCATATCAACTGCACCTTCTTAGCAGTCATCTCTCTGCCCTATATGGTCTACTTCAACTACCTGGGCTGCATCCTACTCCCTTTAGCAGCCATGACTCTTCTTTATGCTCTGGTCTTCTACAGTCTGCGCAAACGCCTCCGGAGGGAAGACCAGACTAAACTACGGGCTTTTCTAATCAAGGAGAAGAGGCTGGCACGTTCTCTGGCTCTGGTTCTCCTGCTGTTTGCAGCATGTTGGATGCCTCTGCATCTCATGAACTGTGTATTGCTCTCAACGGGTCCTCAAGGCGTCCCCCAGACCGCTTTCTATGTAGGGATACTCCTCTCTCACGCCAACTCAGCGGTGAACCCTGTGGTCTACGCCCTCCGCATCACAAAGATCAGGCATGCTTACCTGGAGATCTGGAGACGCTATGTACTGTGCTGGAGAGGAAAACGAGACTTCTCAAGCTCCTCATGGAGATCCCAGCCTGGAGAACCGAATACTGGTCATCAAATGACATTTCCCTCCAACACTGGCACATAA